In Bythopirellula goksoeyrii, a single window of DNA contains:
- a CDS encoding osmoprotectant NAGGN system M42 family peptidase translates to MKHIPLDSEYLLSNLLVLLGIHSPTGYTDPIVRCVCQMLDELNVEYELTRRGAIRATLRGKQGSPDRAVVTHLDTIGAMVRELKENGRLGLVPVGTWSARFAEGGRVSIFTDDQIYRGQVLPLKASGHTFNHDVDTQPVGWDNVELRVDERACTKEQLLDLGINVGDFVGFDSSTEEFPNGYICARHLDNKAGVAAILTVAKYLVDNEIELPVDLHLLFTISEEVGSGASAVLHGDVAEMITVDNGTTAPGQSSSEYGVTIGMADSSGPFDYHLTHHLIQLCQANEIQFRRDILRYYRCDSASALEAGNDIRTALVTFGVDGSHGYERTNTDSLMSVANLIVAYATQRPLYASQRDSLSTLEDFPKTRDTDVEGIRFLPPNPIQQVAESIEDE, encoded by the coding sequence ATGAAGCATATCCCACTCGATAGCGAATACCTTCTTTCCAATTTGCTGGTTCTTCTAGGCATTCATAGCCCCACAGGTTACACGGACCCCATAGTTCGCTGCGTCTGCCAGATGCTTGATGAGCTCAATGTTGAATATGAGTTGACCCGGCGCGGTGCGATTCGTGCAACTCTCAGAGGAAAACAAGGGAGTCCCGACCGGGCGGTCGTCACGCATCTTGATACGATTGGCGCTATGGTAAGGGAACTGAAGGAGAACGGCCGCCTCGGGTTGGTCCCCGTCGGCACTTGGTCGGCTCGATTCGCCGAAGGAGGGCGTGTCTCCATCTTTACCGACGACCAGATCTATCGTGGGCAGGTCCTTCCACTCAAAGCATCCGGACATACGTTTAACCATGATGTCGATACACAGCCGGTCGGGTGGGACAATGTCGAACTTCGCGTAGACGAAAGGGCTTGCACGAAGGAGCAATTGTTGGATCTTGGAATCAACGTTGGCGATTTCGTGGGTTTCGACAGCTCTACCGAGGAATTTCCGAACGGTTATATCTGTGCCCGCCACCTCGATAATAAAGCAGGGGTCGCGGCGATTCTCACCGTGGCCAAGTACCTCGTTGACAACGAGATCGAACTACCCGTTGATTTGCATTTGCTGTTTACAATTTCCGAAGAGGTCGGCTCTGGTGCGTCTGCAGTGCTTCACGGCGATGTTGCAGAGATGATCACGGTCGACAATGGGACCACGGCACCTGGGCAAAGTTCGAGCGAGTATGGCGTAACGATCGGCATGGCCGACTCGAGCGGGCCGTTCGACTACCATCTGACGCACCATCTGATCCAACTTTGCCAGGCAAATGAAATTCAATTCAGGCGGGACATTCTGCGTTATTATCGTTGCGATAGCGCGTCGGCCTTAGAGGCGGGCAACGACATACGCACTGCACTGGTGACCTTCGGCGTCGATGGTTCCCATGGCTACGAGCGCACCAATACCGACTCGCTAATGAGTGTCGCGAATCTAATTGTGGCTTATGCAACCCAACGCCCACTCTACGCCTCGCAACGGGATTCGCTCTCCACCCTAGAAGATTTCCCCAAGACTCGTGATACCGACGTGGAGGGCATAAGATTTCTCCCGCCGAATCCTATTCAGCAAGTCGCCGAAAGCATCGAGGACGAGTGA
- the ngg gene encoding N-acetylglutaminylglutamine synthetase, whose product MSNPSTTIGSFVDVGWGRLIFAHTFPDPQSVADILLQEQLNRRDIAFYVNDPQLVLRVAPQDLFLDPSTTYRLDLKTWKRQSQIDSPIRVTGVESKKDIDEINRIYSANGMVPVDTETVWQSREDDRFKYFLARPQDSQEIVGVSLGVDHTSCFDDMFNSSSLWALAVDPQTKYPGVGTELVSHLADFFAQRGRHLMDLSVLQESEAAIRLYEGLGFERVPVFTVKRRNQINEPLFVAQDVQEGYNPYAMIIIEEALRRGIIVEPIDPPRGYFRLGHGNRRITCRESLSDLTSSISMSRCADKQLTAELLSNVGLSVPDQIAYTNDQKASEFLKEHGRVVVKPLEGEQGIGVAVDLQELEEVLKAVKAASAHADTVLLEQFVAGIDLRIIVINMEVVAAAVRKPAEILGTGRHTIAQLLEKVSRRRKAATGGESQIPLDEETLRCIRSEGFEYKDILPEGMPLQVRRTANLHTGGTIHDVTPQLSDTLREAAVRAAMTLEIPVVGLDFLVPSVEGEQYYIIEANERPGLANHEPQPTAERFIDLLFPYTINDPSG is encoded by the coding sequence ATGAGCAACCCAAGTACAACTATTGGTTCATTCGTCGATGTCGGGTGGGGCCGACTCATCTTCGCTCACACTTTTCCCGATCCGCAGTCGGTGGCAGATATTCTATTGCAGGAGCAGCTCAATCGAAGAGACATTGCGTTCTATGTGAATGACCCCCAGTTGGTGCTGCGCGTGGCCCCGCAGGATTTGTTTCTCGATCCATCGACCACCTATCGTTTGGATCTGAAAACATGGAAACGTCAGAGCCAAATCGACTCTCCTATCAGAGTTACCGGGGTCGAATCCAAGAAGGACATTGACGAGATCAATCGAATCTATAGTGCGAACGGTATGGTTCCCGTCGATACGGAAACGGTTTGGCAGAGTCGAGAGGACGATCGCTTCAAGTACTTCTTAGCCCGCCCCCAGGACTCTCAGGAGATTGTAGGGGTTTCTCTGGGAGTCGATCACACAAGCTGCTTTGACGACATGTTCAACAGTAGTAGCCTGTGGGCGTTGGCGGTCGACCCGCAGACGAAATATCCAGGGGTAGGTACTGAGCTTGTAAGCCATCTCGCCGATTTCTTTGCACAACGCGGACGCCACCTCATGGATCTCTCGGTACTGCAGGAGAGCGAAGCCGCGATTCGTTTGTATGAAGGGCTAGGCTTCGAGCGTGTGCCGGTATTTACCGTCAAGCGACGCAATCAGATCAACGAGCCGCTGTTCGTCGCTCAGGATGTTCAGGAAGGCTACAATCCCTATGCGATGATTATCATCGAAGAGGCTTTGCGACGTGGAATCATAGTTGAGCCTATTGATCCCCCTCGCGGTTATTTCCGCCTGGGCCACGGCAATCGACGAATAACCTGTCGTGAGTCATTGAGCGATCTTACTTCCTCAATCTCTATGAGTCGGTGTGCGGATAAGCAGCTTACGGCAGAGTTGCTTTCCAACGTCGGTCTTAGTGTGCCCGATCAGATAGCCTATACCAACGATCAAAAGGCTTCCGAGTTTTTGAAGGAGCACGGACGCGTGGTAGTGAAACCCTTGGAAGGAGAGCAAGGAATCGGTGTCGCTGTAGATCTGCAAGAACTGGAAGAAGTCCTGAAGGCCGTCAAAGCAGCAAGTGCCCATGCCGATACAGTTCTCTTAGAGCAGTTTGTCGCAGGCATCGATCTACGGATTATTGTAATCAACATGGAAGTGGTCGCCGCTGCGGTTCGCAAGCCCGCGGAGATCCTAGGCACCGGGCGGCACACGATCGCGCAATTGCTGGAGAAAGTCAGTCGCCGCCGTAAGGCCGCTACCGGAGGCGAGAGTCAGATTCCTCTTGACGAGGAAACGCTTCGTTGTATTCGCAGCGAAGGATTCGAATACAAGGACATCCTCCCCGAAGGAATGCCTTTGCAAGTCCGCCGCACTGCCAATCTCCACACGGGGGGAACCATTCACGATGTCACGCCTCAATTGAGCGACACTCTGCGCGAAGCTGCCGTGCGTGCAGCCATGACTTTGGAAATCCCCGTCGTGGGGCTAGATTTTCTTGTCCCCTCGGTGGAGGGTGAGCAATACTATATTATTGAGGCAAACGAACGTCCCGGGCTGGCTAATCACGAGCCTCAGCCAACGGCCGAACGGTTCATCGATTTACTGTTTCCTTACACCATTAATGATCCAAGCGGATAA
- a CDS encoding N-acetylglutaminylglutamine amidotransferase, with the protein MCGICGEIRFDETTADVGAVGRMADSMVRRGPDADGIVSHGRVAFGHRRLKIIDLSENSQQPMVDSHLGLTIAFNGAIYNYPELRKQLEQKGYQFFSHGDTEVILKAYHAWGTKCVDHFNGMFAFAIHERDSGRVVLARDRLGIKPLYYSEAPGRLRFASSLPAILAAGDVDTSIDPIALNFYMSFHSVVPPPRTILSGIKKLPPATIAVVEPDGTMKSSHYWDLEFGQRPDQAGYSFEDWCDETLEVMRRAVKRRMVADVPVGVLLSGGLDSSLVVGLLCENDGANLETFSIGFDSVGDELGDEFKYSDIIVERFQTKHHKMYIDTSRTLPALRDCICQMSEPMVSHDNVGFYLLSQEVAKSLKVVQSGQGADEIFAGYHWYPPMLDTDDAFSTYQKYFFDLDYEKYKQVIQEQYLSEDAVTSFTRDHFNKPGAELAIDKALRIDTQVMLIDDPVKRVDNHTMSAGLEARVPFLDHEVVEFAATVPAELKVKDGGKYILKEAARRVIPAEVIDRPKGYFPVPALKYLRGQFLEMTRDALSTPAARQRGLFKQDYVDLLLADPEAHITPLRGSKLWQIALLELWLQEHLPAR; encoded by the coding sequence GTGTGTGGCATTTGTGGTGAGATTCGATTTGACGAGACAACGGCCGACGTAGGCGCCGTCGGTCGTATGGCCGACAGCATGGTTCGTCGGGGCCCCGATGCCGATGGCATTGTTTCCCACGGTCGCGTGGCGTTTGGGCATCGGCGACTAAAGATTATCGATCTATCGGAAAACTCGCAACAGCCGATGGTCGACTCCCACCTCGGGCTTACGATTGCTTTCAACGGAGCGATCTACAACTACCCTGAACTCCGCAAACAACTCGAGCAGAAGGGCTACCAGTTTTTCAGCCACGGCGATACCGAAGTCATCCTAAAAGCTTATCACGCTTGGGGAACCAAGTGCGTCGATCACTTCAACGGGATGTTTGCCTTTGCGATTCATGAACGCGATAGTGGTAGAGTTGTGCTAGCGCGCGATCGACTGGGAATCAAACCACTGTACTACTCAGAGGCACCGGGGCGGCTGCGGTTTGCCTCGTCACTTCCTGCAATACTGGCCGCCGGAGACGTCGATACCTCGATCGATCCGATCGCGCTGAACTTCTATATGTCGTTTCACTCGGTCGTTCCTCCGCCGAGAACGATTCTATCGGGAATCAAAAAGCTCCCCCCCGCGACGATTGCCGTAGTCGAACCCGACGGCACGATGAAGTCGAGTCACTATTGGGATCTGGAATTCGGACAACGCCCTGATCAGGCAGGATATAGTTTCGAAGATTGGTGCGACGAAACTTTGGAAGTAATGCGACGGGCGGTGAAACGTCGCATGGTGGCCGACGTACCTGTGGGTGTGCTGCTCTCGGGGGGGCTCGATTCCAGTTTGGTGGTCGGTCTGCTCTGCGAAAACGACGGAGCGAATTTGGAGACATTTTCAATCGGTTTCGATTCCGTCGGTGACGAACTAGGCGATGAGTTTAAGTATTCGGACATCATTGTCGAGCGGTTTCAAACCAAGCATCACAAAATGTACATCGACACCAGCCGCACGTTGCCGGCATTGAGAGATTGCATTTGTCAGATGTCGGAGCCGATGGTCAGCCACGACAATGTTGGATTCTACTTGCTATCCCAAGAGGTCGCCAAATCGCTGAAGGTGGTCCAGAGCGGCCAGGGAGCCGACGAAATCTTCGCAGGCTATCATTGGTATCCTCCAATGCTCGACACAGACGATGCCTTTTCAACCTACCAAAAGTACTTCTTTGATCTCGACTACGAGAAATACAAACAAGTGATCCAGGAGCAATATCTTAGCGAAGATGCAGTGACTTCGTTTACCAGGGACCACTTCAACAAACCGGGCGCCGAACTCGCAATCGACAAAGCCCTGCGAATTGATACGCAGGTGATGCTAATTGACGATCCAGTCAAACGCGTCGACAATCACACGATGTCAGCCGGCTTGGAAGCTCGGGTGCCGTTTCTTGACCATGAAGTTGTCGAGTTCGCTGCGACAGTTCCTGCCGAGTTGAAGGTAAAAGACGGGGGGAAATACATTCTCAAGGAAGCAGCCCGCCGTGTGATTCCCGCGGAAGTAATCGATCGCCCGAAAGGCTATTTTCCTGTGCCGGCATTAAAATACCTTCGAGGACAATTTCTTGAAATGACGCGAGATGCACTGTCCACGCCCGCTGCGCGTCAGCGCGGACTTTTCAAACAAGACTATGTCGACCTCTTACTGGCCGACCCCGAAGCCCACATTACGCCGCTACGTGGTTCCAAGCTTTGGCAAATCGCGTTGCTGGAACTCTGGCTACAGGAGCACCTACCGGCGAGATGA
- a CDS encoding acetamidase/formamidase family protein: MILPCAARSQRVEKLADYATLYACNSFQEAEEDHKRMRTIRQPDDAYVYTLSALHPPIATVACHETVLIKTVDAFEGKLNSSDDLYSQKCPGPPRANPQTGPFVIEEAEPGDTLVVQIHNIEPAESFAVTALIPEFGGLTGTSLTATLDEPLPESTRILPIEDGALRFNDTISLPLEPFIGTLGTAPDLEAISSLVPGYWGGNMDCVETCAGSSVWLPVRNEGAYFFVGDAHACQGDGELTGVAAEMSARITLSFALLKNRRIHWPRIETDEYLMAVGSARPLEDAARIAWKELIFWLEEDYGFNKLEAYQLLGLAGKMRLGNMVDPNYSMVAKIAKRWLPTSKADSD, encoded by the coding sequence ATGATCCTGCCTTGTGCTGCACGTTCTCAACGGGTTGAAAAACTCGCGGATTATGCGACACTATACGCTTGCAATAGTTTCCAAGAGGCGGAGGAAGACCACAAGCGGATGCGGACTATTCGGCAGCCAGATGACGCTTATGTGTACACTCTCAGCGCTCTGCATCCGCCTATTGCTACGGTTGCCTGCCATGAAACCGTCTTGATCAAAACGGTTGATGCCTTCGAAGGTAAGTTGAATTCATCGGACGATTTGTACTCGCAAAAGTGCCCCGGTCCTCCCCGGGCGAATCCACAAACGGGGCCATTTGTTATCGAAGAGGCCGAGCCGGGTGACACGCTGGTGGTTCAGATCCACAACATCGAGCCGGCTGAATCGTTCGCGGTCACAGCCTTGATTCCTGAATTTGGGGGTCTAACCGGAACAAGCCTAACGGCAACGCTGGATGAACCCCTGCCTGAGAGTACTCGGATCCTGCCAATCGAGGACGGCGCGCTTCGGTTCAACGACACGATATCGCTTCCCCTGGAGCCATTTATCGGGACCTTAGGTACGGCTCCCGACCTTGAGGCAATTTCAAGCCTCGTGCCTGGCTATTGGGGAGGCAACATGGACTGTGTCGAAACCTGCGCGGGAAGCAGCGTTTGGTTGCCGGTTCGCAACGAAGGCGCGTACTTTTTTGTGGGGGATGCGCATGCCTGTCAAGGGGATGGCGAATTGACCGGCGTAGCCGCTGAAATGTCGGCACGCATCACATTGAGTTTTGCTCTGCTAAAGAATCGCAGGATCCATTGGCCTCGCATCGAGACGGACGAGTACCTCATGGCGGTTGGTAGTGCAAGGCCTTTGGAAGACGCGGCAAGAATCGCTTGGAAGGAGTTGATTTTTTGGCTCGAGGAAGATTACGGTTTCAACAAACTGGAAGCATATCAGTTGCTCGGTCTGGCAGGAAAGATGCGGCTTGGCAACATGGTTGACCCCAACTATTCCATGGTGGCGAAAATAGCGAAGCGCTGGCTACCCACCTCAAAAGCTGACAGTGATTAA
- a CDS encoding arylsulfatase → MLKRIVLTDTFFASFLTIQLFTGAYADEVLPRPEEPFAGKIGLTYKDSEAVKPKLKIPQNFGIEDAPNILIVLIDDCGFGQMGTFGGAVPTPTLDRVADNGLRYNRFHTTALCSPTRAALLCGRNHHSVASGVIGEAGTGFPGYSGIIPATAATFAEVLREYGYMNAWFGKNHNVPDWETSIVGPFDRWSAGLGFDYFYGFVGGDTDQFHPALVENKKRIEPPETNEDGSPYHFTTDIADHAIRMMRASKAVAPQRPFFVYFATGATHAPHQVPADWIDKFKGQFDGGWDKYREETFARQKKLGVVPQDAKLTPRPESLPAWDSLPENERKIYARMMEVFAAFTAHTDYEAGRVIDAIEEMGELDNTLIFYIAGDNGSSAEGGLNGLLNEMTFFNAIPEPLEMKLASLKTLGSEKHYNHFPAAWAWAMDTPFQWTKQIASHFGGTRNGMAVSWPKRIKAHGEIRDQFHHVIDIAPTILEAVGVEMPAQFNGVAQKPVEGISMMYTFDDADAEDRRTKQYFEMLGNQGIYHDGWMASAIRGIPWASESPPIDLLNMPWELYHIDEDFSQATDLVKKNPEKLAELVKLFFAEAAKYQVLPLDGRKTARLDVANRPSLTEGRKTFTYPNLLRLPEGAAPDLKHRSHTITAKVVVPEGGADGMLFTQGGRFAGYGLYVLDGKLVYDYNLVGVDQYTVKSTEAIPTGEVTLKAVYVTDADKPFAGANVTLYANDKKVGEGRVEKSIPNRVTLDETMDFGFDTGTPVAEGYDMPFKFEGKLTAVTIDLN, encoded by the coding sequence ATGCTCAAAAGAATTGTACTTACAGACACTTTCTTCGCTTCATTTCTAACGATTCAATTGTTCACAGGAGCCTACGCCGACGAAGTCCTGCCTCGTCCCGAAGAGCCGTTTGCTGGTAAGATCGGGTTGACCTACAAAGATTCAGAAGCCGTCAAACCGAAACTCAAGATTCCCCAGAACTTCGGAATCGAAGACGCCCCGAATATTCTGATCGTACTCATAGACGATTGCGGATTCGGTCAAATGGGAACCTTTGGTGGAGCCGTTCCTACGCCAACGCTTGATCGCGTGGCCGACAATGGCCTGCGCTATAATCGTTTTCATACCACCGCGCTTTGTTCGCCGACGCGGGCAGCCTTATTATGCGGCCGTAATCACCATTCCGTGGCGAGTGGTGTTATTGGCGAAGCCGGTACGGGCTTCCCTGGTTACTCAGGCATCATTCCAGCCACGGCCGCCACGTTTGCCGAGGTACTACGCGAATATGGTTATATGAATGCCTGGTTTGGCAAGAACCACAATGTGCCCGACTGGGAGACAAGCATAGTCGGTCCCTTCGATCGCTGGTCTGCTGGTCTCGGATTCGACTATTTCTACGGCTTTGTGGGTGGGGATACCGATCAATTCCACCCAGCCTTGGTCGAGAACAAGAAGCGGATCGAACCACCAGAGACAAATGAGGATGGCTCACCCTATCACTTTACGACCGACATCGCCGATCATGCGATTCGCATGATGCGTGCCAGCAAGGCAGTCGCTCCTCAGCGGCCCTTCTTTGTCTACTTTGCGACCGGGGCTACGCACGCCCCGCATCAAGTTCCCGCAGATTGGATTGATAAATTCAAAGGTCAGTTCGACGGCGGCTGGGACAAGTACCGCGAGGAGACATTTGCCCGGCAAAAGAAACTAGGGGTCGTGCCACAAGATGCCAAGCTAACGCCACGCCCCGAGTCACTGCCTGCCTGGGACTCGCTTCCCGAGAACGAACGCAAAATCTACGCCCGTATGATGGAGGTCTTTGCAGCATTCACGGCACACACGGACTACGAGGCGGGCCGTGTCATCGATGCGATCGAAGAGATGGGTGAACTCGACAATACCCTGATCTTCTACATCGCCGGCGACAATGGATCCAGCGCCGAAGGCGGCCTCAATGGCCTCTTGAATGAAATGACCTTCTTTAACGCGATTCCTGAGCCTTTGGAAATGAAACTCGCCTCGCTCAAAACGTTAGGCAGCGAAAAACACTACAACCATTTCCCTGCCGCTTGGGCCTGGGCCATGGACACGCCCTTCCAGTGGACCAAGCAGATTGCTAGCCACTTCGGCGGAACTCGCAACGGCATGGCTGTCTCTTGGCCGAAGCGTATCAAAGCCCATGGCGAAATTCGCGATCAATTTCACCACGTGATCGACATCGCACCGACGATTCTCGAGGCGGTGGGCGTCGAAATGCCTGCCCAGTTCAATGGCGTGGCCCAGAAGCCGGTTGAGGGGATCAGCATGATGTACACCTTCGACGATGCCGATGCGGAGGATCGTCGCACAAAACAGTACTTTGAGATGCTTGGCAATCAAGGCATCTATCACGACGGCTGGATGGCCAGCGCGATTCGAGGGATTCCCTGGGCTAGCGAGTCACCGCCGATCGACTTGCTCAACATGCCTTGGGAGCTCTATCACATCGACGAAGATTTCTCGCAGGCCACCGATCTTGTCAAGAAGAATCCTGAGAAACTCGCTGAGCTCGTGAAACTGTTCTTCGCTGAGGCAGCCAAGTATCAGGTGCTGCCTCTCGATGGTCGCAAGACTGCACGACTTGATGTCGCCAATCGACCAAGCCTGACGGAAGGGCGCAAGACATTTACCTATCCCAACCTCCTTCGACTACCCGAGGGTGCCGCGCCGGACCTCAAGCACCGCAGTCACACCATCACTGCCAAAGTGGTCGTCCCCGAGGGGGGAGCTGACGGGATGCTCTTCACGCAGGGAGGGCGGTTCGCTGGTTATGGTTTGTATGTACTCGACGGCAAACTGGTCTACGATTACAACCTCGTCGGCGTGGACCAGTACACCGTCAAGTCAACCGAAGCGATACCCACCGGCGAGGTAACGCTCAAGGCCGTCTATGTAACGGATGCCGACAAGCCATTTGCTGGCGCAAATGTAACGCTCTATGCCAACGACAAAAAAGTAGGCGAAGGAAGAGTTGAAAAGAGCATCCCTAACCGCGTGACGCTCGACGAAACGATGGACTTTGGCTTCGACACCGGGACACCAGTCGCCGAAGGCTATGACATGCCGTTCAAGTTCGAAGGGAAGCTTACTGCTGTGACGATTGATTTGAACTAA
- a CDS encoding LapA family protein → MHYVKGAFALLVMLIMIIFAVQNLDVINVKFLSWAMSVPKFMVIVGTYVLGMITGAWLFDFLKMLFRSNPANASQ, encoded by the coding sequence ATGCATTACGTCAAAGGTGCCTTTGCCCTCCTGGTTATGTTGATCATGATCATTTTCGCAGTTCAGAATCTGGACGTGATCAACGTCAAGTTTCTTTCCTGGGCCATGTCGGTGCCCAAGTTTATGGTGATCGTGGGAACCTACGTTCTGGGGATGATCACCGGGGCGTGGTTGTTCGATTTTCTTAAGATGCTTTTTAGGTCGAACCCGGCAAATGCGAGCCAATGA
- a CDS encoding arylsulfatase, whose translation MRLLWSLLFASFAFYGAHSQQCAAQNTAGKKPNIVIIWGDDVGQSNVSAYSRGMMGYKTPNIDSVAEDGMMFTDYYAEQSCTAGRASFITGQHGMRTGLTKVGMPGAKAGMQKEDPTIASLLKAQGYATAQIGKNHLGDRNEFLPTVHGFDEFYGNLYHLNAEEEPEHVDYPKDPEFRKKFGPRGVLECKATDTDDETVDPRFGKVGKQTIKDTGPLTRKRMETIDDDIAQRSADFIKREAAAGEPFFIWVNFTHMHAFTHPKPESIGQSGRWQSEYHDVMIDHDKNVGTVLKAIKDAGIEDNTFVMYSTDNGPHMNTWPDGAMTPFRNEKNTSWEGAYRVPCMVKWPGKIKPGTIANGIVSHLDWLPTLLAMAGDPNVTQKLLKGYQVGDMNYKVHLDGYNLMPYLTGETDKSPRESFLYCTDEQQVAALRYDNWKLLFMEQRVPGTLQVWAEPFTTLRVPKLFNLRTDPYERADITSNTYYDWLFQRIYLLVPAQTYVGKFLETFKEYPPRQKADSFNLEEVMKNLQENAGSK comes from the coding sequence ATGAGATTACTATGGAGTTTGCTGTTTGCCTCGTTTGCGTTCTATGGGGCGCATTCACAACAATGCGCAGCGCAGAATACCGCCGGTAAAAAGCCAAACATTGTTATCATCTGGGGCGACGATGTTGGCCAGTCAAACGTAAGCGCCTACTCCCGTGGAATGATGGGGTATAAGACGCCGAACATTGACAGCGTTGCCGAAGACGGGATGATGTTCACCGACTACTACGCTGAGCAAAGCTGTACTGCCGGGCGCGCGTCGTTTATCACCGGTCAGCACGGCATGCGCACCGGACTAACGAAGGTCGGCATGCCCGGTGCCAAGGCGGGCATGCAGAAAGAAGATCCTACCATCGCTAGTCTGCTCAAGGCGCAAGGGTATGCGACCGCTCAGATCGGCAAAAATCATTTAGGTGACCGCAACGAATTTCTGCCAACAGTCCACGGCTTCGATGAATTCTATGGCAACCTGTATCACCTGAACGCCGAAGAGGAGCCCGAGCATGTCGACTATCCGAAGGATCCAGAATTCCGCAAGAAGTTCGGCCCTCGCGGAGTGCTCGAATGTAAAGCAACGGATACGGACGACGAGACCGTTGATCCGCGGTTTGGCAAAGTAGGCAAACAGACGATCAAAGACACCGGCCCGCTGACCCGCAAGCGGATGGAAACGATCGACGACGACATCGCCCAACGTTCGGCTGACTTCATTAAAAGGGAAGCGGCAGCCGGCGAACCATTTTTCATCTGGGTGAACTTCACCCACATGCACGCCTTTACCCATCCGAAGCCTGAGAGCATCGGCCAGTCCGGGCGGTGGCAAAGTGAATACCACGACGTAATGATCGACCACGATAAGAATGTTGGCACGGTACTCAAGGCCATCAAAGATGCTGGCATCGAAGACAATACGTTCGTCATGTACTCAACCGACAACGGCCCGCACATGAACACTTGGCCGGATGGCGCCATGACGCCGTTCCGCAACGAAAAGAATACCAGCTGGGAAGGCGCTTATCGCGTGCCCTGCATGGTCAAGTGGCCGGGCAAGATCAAACCAGGAACGATAGCTAATGGGATCGTCTCGCACCTCGACTGGCTCCCCACACTACTGGCCATGGCCGGTGACCCCAACGTTACCCAGAAACTGCTCAAGGGCTATCAGGTCGGGGACATGAACTATAAGGTCCACCTCGACGGGTACAATCTGATGCCGTATCTCACCGGTGAAACAGATAAGAGCCCGCGAGAGTCATTCCTCTATTGCACGGACGAGCAACAAGTCGCAGCACTGCGCTATGACAATTGGAAGCTACTGTTCATGGAACAACGCGTGCCAGGCACACTGCAGGTATGGGCCGAGCCGTTCACCACACTCCGTGTGCCGAAACTCTTCAACCTCCGGACTGACCCGTATGAGCGTGCCGACATCACTTCGAACACGTACTACGACTGGTTGTTCCAGCGGATTTATCTGCTCGTCCCGGCCCAGACCTATGTGGGAAAATTCCTGGAGACGTTTAAGGAGTATCCGCCACGTCAAAAGGCCGATTCCTTCAACCTCGAAGAGGTAATGAAGAATCTCCAGGAGAACGCCGGCAGTAAGTAA